The Sphingomonas sanxanigenens DSM 19645 = NX02 genome includes a region encoding these proteins:
- a CDS encoding peptidoglycan glycosyltransferase FtsW → MSTTSAPGRKISAKRIGAAARTIGGRGDSTPIGAWFWEIDRVLLTMALVLIVMGLIAVACASPAASQRYSGGGITYAPLHYFWRQLIWVVLSLPVLVGVSMMSKNAARRFSLIGAGVFTLLLAVVPLIGSEVNGAVRWIGLGFTQFQPSEFLKPLFVVSTAWLLSLKAKDPSLPVAPLSGLATAAIAVALMHQPDLGQTIVFMIMWFALLMISGVSGRALGLLVGSGIGGLIAAYFFYPVATLRINGWLGIGADAGQAVDTYQTDMAYATLTAGGFFGTGPGGGTMKFKLPEAHTDYIFSVIGEEFGLIACLAIALLFLALVVRVFVKLLDEEDPFTVLAAAGLTVQFGAQALINIAVNVQLAPSKGMTLPFISYGGSSMLALSMGFGLLLAFTRRNPFLTRSPYVVKWSGR, encoded by the coding sequence ATGAGCACGACATCGGCACCCGGCCGCAAGATCAGCGCCAAGCGCATCGGCGCAGCCGCCCGCACCATCGGCGGTCGTGGCGACAGCACACCGATCGGCGCCTGGTTCTGGGAGATCGATCGCGTGCTGCTGACGATGGCGCTCGTGCTCATCGTCATGGGGCTGATCGCGGTCGCCTGTGCCTCGCCGGCGGCGTCGCAGCGCTATTCGGGCGGCGGCATCACCTACGCCCCGCTCCATTATTTCTGGCGCCAGCTCATCTGGGTGGTGCTGAGCCTGCCGGTGCTGGTCGGCGTGTCGATGATGTCGAAGAACGCCGCGCGGCGCTTTTCGCTGATCGGCGCAGGCGTGTTCACCCTGCTGCTCGCGGTGGTGCCGCTGATCGGCAGCGAGGTGAACGGCGCGGTGCGCTGGATCGGCCTGGGCTTCACGCAGTTCCAGCCCTCCGAATTCCTCAAGCCGCTGTTCGTCGTCTCGACGGCGTGGCTGCTCTCGCTCAAGGCCAAGGATCCCAGCCTGCCGGTGGCGCCGCTCAGCGGCCTCGCAACCGCGGCGATCGCGGTGGCGCTGATGCACCAGCCCGATCTCGGCCAGACCATCGTCTTCATGATCATGTGGTTCGCGCTGCTGATGATCTCGGGCGTATCGGGCCGTGCGCTGGGCCTGCTCGTGGGGTCCGGCATCGGCGGGCTGATCGCCGCCTATTTCTTCTATCCGGTCGCGACCTTGCGCATCAACGGCTGGCTCGGCATCGGCGCCGATGCGGGGCAGGCGGTGGATACCTACCAGACCGACATGGCCTATGCGACGCTGACCGCGGGCGGCTTCTTCGGCACCGGCCCCGGCGGCGGCACGATGAAGTTCAAGCTGCCCGAGGCGCATACCGACTATATCTTCTCGGTGATCGGCGAGGAATTCGGCCTCATCGCCTGCCTCGCGATCGCGCTGCTGTTCCTCGCGCTCGTCGTTCGCGTGTTCGTGAAGCTGCTGGACGAGGAGGATCCCTTCACCGTCCTCGCCGCGGCCGGCCTTACCGTGCAGTTCGGCGCGCAGGCGCTGATCAACATCGCGGTCAACGTCCAGCTCGCCCCCTCCAAGGGCATGACCTTGCCGTTCATCTCCTATGGTGGCTCGTCGATGCTCGCCCTGTCGATGGGGTTCGGATTGCTGCTTGCATTCACCCGGCGAAATCCCTTTCTCACCCGCTCTCCCTATGTCGTGAAATGGAGCGGACGATGA
- the mraY gene encoding phospho-N-acetylmuramoyl-pentapeptide-transferase — MLYLIAEHLGFPGVLNLIRYLSFRTGGAVATALLIGLIIGPKFIGWLRLRQGKGQPIREDGPQTHLAKRGTPTMGGLMILTALSISVLLWMDLANSFTWVCLFVTLAFGSIGFLDDYDKVTKASHKGLSSRIRLLLEFAVAGFASWLVIRQIGTELYLPFMTGVSIDLGWFYIAFAAFTIVAFGNAVNLTDGLDGLATMPVIIASVAFLIIVYLVGNVRFAAYLGIPHVPGAGDLAIFCGAIIGAGLAFLWFNAPPAAVFMGDTGSLALGGALGAIAVTSHHEIVLGIIGGLFVVEAMSVIIQVFYYKRTGKRIFLMAPIHHHFEKMGWAEPTVVIRFWIIALILALAGLSTLKIR, encoded by the coding sequence ATGCTCTATCTGATCGCCGAACATCTGGGCTTTCCGGGTGTCCTCAACCTGATCCGCTATCTGAGCTTCCGCACCGGGGGCGCGGTGGCGACCGCGCTGCTGATCGGCCTGATCATCGGCCCGAAGTTCATCGGCTGGCTGCGGCTGCGCCAGGGCAAGGGCCAGCCGATCCGCGAGGATGGCCCGCAGACCCACCTCGCCAAGCGCGGCACCCCGACGATGGGCGGGCTGATGATCCTGACCGCGCTCAGCATCTCGGTGCTGCTGTGGATGGACCTTGCGAACAGCTTCACCTGGGTGTGCCTGTTCGTGACGCTGGCGTTCGGCTCGATCGGCTTCCTCGACGATTATGACAAGGTCACCAAGGCAAGCCACAAGGGGCTTTCCAGCCGGATCCGGCTGCTGCTGGAGTTCGCGGTGGCGGGCTTCGCGAGCTGGCTGGTGATCCGCCAGATCGGCACCGAACTCTATCTGCCCTTCATGACCGGCGTCTCGATCGACCTCGGCTGGTTCTACATCGCCTTTGCGGCGTTCACGATCGTGGCGTTCGGCAACGCGGTGAACCTGACCGACGGGCTCGACGGCCTCGCGACGATGCCGGTGATCATCGCCTCGGTGGCGTTCCTGATCATCGTCTATCTCGTCGGCAACGTCCGCTTCGCCGCCTATCTCGGCATCCCGCACGTGCCGGGCGCGGGTGACCTCGCGATCTTCTGCGGCGCGATCATCGGTGCCGGGCTTGCCTTCCTGTGGTTCAATGCGCCGCCGGCGGCGGTGTTCATGGGCGATACCGGCAGCCTCGCGCTGGGCGGCGCGCTGGGCGCGATCGCCGTCACCTCGCACCATGAGATCGTGCTCGGCATCATCGGCGGCCTCTTCGTGGTCGAGGCGATGTCGGTGATCATCCAGGTGTTCTACTACAAGCGCACCGGCAAGCGCATCTTCCTGATGGCGCCGATCCACCACCATTTCGAGAAGATGGGCTGGGCCGAGCCCACCGTCGTGATCCGCTTCTGGATCATCGCGCTGATCCTGGCGCTGGCCGGTCTCTCGACGCTCAAGATCCGGTGA
- the murD gene encoding UDP-N-acetylmuramoyl-L-alanine--D-glutamate ligase, producing the protein MIASPAFRGKRYAVLGLARSGLATVRALLESGAEVVAWDSRAEAREAVLSSPSPLRGEGQSRLASEPADSPLSLSSLRDDGPSPRRGEGLVLADPMAIDLGGFDGLVVSPGVPINRHPIAARAREAGVPLIGDIELFAQARAALPPHRVVGITGTNGKSTTTALVHHICETAGLPALMGGNIGVPILSRDPLQPNPKGSGVYVLELSSYQIDLTTSLDCDVAVLLNITPDHLDRYLDFADYAASKARLFQLQSKASVAVIATEDDPSRAIAAHVNHRLVRVASTEITDQSRWPSLQGPHNAQNAAAAIAVARALNIADAVIEAALETYPGLPHRMERVAERDGVLFVNDSKATNPTSTAPALAAYPAVHWILGGQAKTDELDACAPWFGHVRAAYTIGEAGTLFQKLLGPHMKVEDCEMLCEAVKRAAAAAAPGETVLLSPACASFDQFRDYEARGDAFRAAVGALK; encoded by the coding sequence GTGATCGCCAGCCCCGCCTTTCGCGGCAAACGCTATGCGGTTCTCGGGCTGGCACGCTCGGGCCTCGCGACCGTGCGCGCGCTGCTGGAAAGCGGGGCGGAGGTCGTGGCGTGGGATAGCCGCGCCGAGGCGCGGGAAGCGGTGCTTTCTTCCCCCTCTCCCCTGCGGGGAGAGGGGCAGTCGCGCTTGGCCTCCGAGCCTGCCGACAGCCCCCTCTCCCTGTCATCGCTGCGCGATGACGGTCCCTCCCCCCGGAGGGGGGAGGGTTTGGTGCTCGCCGACCCAATGGCCATCGATCTCGGCGGCTTCGATGGCCTCGTCGTCTCCCCCGGCGTGCCGATCAACCGCCATCCGATCGCCGCCAGGGCGCGCGAGGCGGGGGTGCCGCTGATCGGCGATATCGAACTGTTCGCACAGGCGCGCGCCGCGCTGCCGCCGCATCGCGTGGTCGGCATCACCGGCACCAACGGCAAGTCGACGACCACCGCGCTGGTCCATCATATCTGCGAGACCGCGGGGCTGCCGGCCCTGATGGGCGGCAATATCGGCGTGCCGATCCTGTCGCGCGATCCGCTGCAGCCCAACCCCAAGGGCAGCGGCGTCTATGTGCTCGAACTCTCGAGCTACCAGATCGACCTCACCACCAGCCTCGATTGCGACGTGGCCGTGCTGCTCAACATCACCCCCGATCATCTCGATCGCTATCTCGACTTCGCCGACTATGCGGCGTCGAAGGCGCGGCTGTTCCAGCTGCAGTCGAAGGCGAGCGTGGCGGTGATCGCCACCGAGGATGATCCGAGCCGCGCGATCGCGGCGCACGTCAACCACCGGCTGGTCCGCGTCGCTTCCACCGAGATCACCGATCAGTCGCGCTGGCCCAGCCTCCAGGGGCCGCACAACGCGCAGAACGCCGCCGCGGCGATCGCGGTCGCGCGCGCGCTGAACATCGCCGATGCGGTCATCGAAGCGGCACTGGAAACCTATCCCGGCCTGCCGCATCGCATGGAGCGGGTGGCGGAGCGGGACGGCGTGCTGTTCGTCAACGACAGCAAGGCGACCAACCCCACCTCGACCGCGCCGGCGCTCGCCGCCTATCCGGCGGTGCACTGGATTCTCGGCGGGCAGGCCAAGACCGACGAGCTGGATGCATGCGCGCCGTGGTTCGGCCATGTCCGCGCCGCCTACACGATCGGCGAGGCGGGGACGCTGTTCCAGAAGCTGCTCGGCCCGCACATGAAGGTCGAGGATTGCGAGATGCTGTGCGAGGCGGTGAAGCGCGCCGCGGCGGCGGCGGCCCCGGGGGAAACGGTGCTGCTGAGTCCGGCCTGCGCCTCGTTCGACCAGTTCAGGGACTATGAAGCGCGCGGCGATGCCTTCCGCGCCGCAGTGGGGGCGCTGAAATGA
- a CDS encoding UDP-N-acetylmuramoyl-tripeptide--D-alanyl-D-alanine ligase, with protein MTPLWTAFEIASVTDGEVHGGFSATGVAFDSREVGPGDLFVALAGENTDGHRFVDQAFAQGAAGAIVSRPIAQPHVLVNDVTAALSAIDARPHVLVRDTMTALNELGAASRARSAGRIAGVTGSVGKTGTKEALFQALDRAAPGLAHRSVKSYNNHTGVPLSLARMPREAHYGVFEMGMNHAGELAALTRLVRPHVALVTAIAPAHAAYFSGEEEIADAKGEIFEGLEPGGIAIIPFDSPHRDRLLAKARRHAGTIWTFGRGEGADVRALSSARTDRGTAVVARLPGGELRYTVAAPGDHWVSNSLAVLAAVEALGGDLAAAGLALAEMEGLAGRGARSRVAVDGGEALVIDESYNANPTSMTATIRQLGEEPAKRRVAVLGGMRELGAKSDDYHAALVGPLLAAGVDYALLVGEEMAPLASRLEGSVDFDHVPDAAAARERLLVRIRPGDAVLVKGSNAIGLARLVEAMTSGAMAGGKT; from the coding sequence ATGACGCCGCTGTGGACCGCGTTCGAGATCGCATCCGTTACCGACGGCGAGGTGCATGGCGGTTTTTCCGCCACCGGCGTCGCGTTCGATTCGCGTGAGGTCGGCCCCGGCGACCTGTTCGTCGCGCTCGCCGGCGAGAACACCGATGGCCACCGCTTCGTCGACCAGGCGTTCGCGCAAGGGGCGGCGGGCGCCATCGTCAGCCGGCCGATCGCGCAGCCGCACGTGCTGGTGAACGACGTCACCGCTGCGCTCAGCGCGATCGACGCGCGGCCGCATGTGCTGGTGCGCGATACGATGACGGCGCTCAACGAGCTCGGCGCGGCGTCGCGCGCACGCTCGGCGGGCAGGATCGCCGGCGTCACCGGCTCGGTCGGCAAGACCGGCACCAAGGAGGCCCTGTTCCAGGCGCTCGATCGCGCTGCGCCCGGGCTCGCCCACCGCTCGGTCAAATCCTACAACAACCACACCGGCGTGCCGCTCAGCCTCGCCCGCATGCCGCGCGAGGCGCACTATGGCGTGTTCGAGATGGGCATGAACCATGCCGGCGAACTCGCCGCGCTCACCCGCCTGGTGCGTCCGCACGTCGCGCTGGTCACCGCCATCGCCCCCGCGCACGCCGCCTATTTCTCGGGCGAGGAGGAAATCGCCGACGCCAAGGGCGAGATCTTCGAAGGCCTGGAGCCCGGCGGCATCGCGATCATTCCGTTCGACAGCCCGCATCGCGATCGGCTGCTCGCCAAGGCGCGCCGGCATGCCGGCACGATCTGGACCTTCGGCCGCGGCGAGGGCGCGGATGTCCGTGCGCTCTCTTCGGCGCGCACCGATCGCGGCACCGCCGTCGTCGCGCGGCTGCCGGGTGGCGAGCTGCGCTACACCGTCGCGGCGCCGGGCGATCACTGGGTCTCCAACTCGCTGGCAGTGCTGGCCGCGGTCGAGGCGCTGGGCGGGGATCTGGCCGCCGCCGGCCTCGCGCTCGCCGAGATGGAAGGGCTGGCGGGGCGCGGCGCCCGCTCGCGGGTGGCGGTCGATGGCGGCGAGGCGCTGGTGATCGACGAGAGCTACAACGCCAATCCCACCTCGATGACCGCGACGATCCGCCAACTCGGCGAGGAACCGGCCAAGCGCCGGGTCGCGGTGCTCGGCGGGATGCGCGAGCTGGGTGCAAAAAGCGACGACTATCATGCAGCACTCGTCGGCCCGCTGCTGGCGGCGGGCGTGGACTATGCACTTCTTGTCGGCGAGGAGATGGCGCCCCTCGCATCGAGGCTTGAGGGCAGCGTCGATTTCGACCATGTGCCCGACGCCGCTGCCGCGCGCGAGCGCCTGCTCGTCAGGATTCGTCCCGGGGACGCGGTTCTCGTCAAGGGTAGCAACGCCATCGGGCTCGCGCGTCTCGTGGAGGCCATGACCTCCGGAGCGATGGCGGGTGGGAAGACCTGA
- a CDS encoding UDP-N-acetylmuramoyl-L-alanyl-D-glutamate--2,6-diaminopimelate ligase has protein sequence MKLGALTGTGDDATVTGFAIDHRKVAAGTVFGAFPGARFNGEDFIADAVRAGAVAIVARPGAAVAGAVHIAAAEPRQALAALAARFFAPFPETAVAVTGTNGKTSTVELTRQLWRMAGRHAASIGTLGVTTADEQVSTGLTTPDIVTFLSNVAGLRREGVTHLAFEASSHGLSQYRTEGLPVAAAAFTNLSRDHLDYHGTMAAYLDAKLRLFTEVVEPSGTAVIWADDGASSAVESAASERGLRRLTVGEKGEGLRLVGRSPTQLGQTLQIEVEGRPFTVKLPLIGAYQAANALVSAGLVIATGGDVPTTLANLARVQPVRGRLERATITRAGAPVYIDYAHTPDAIEAAIAALRPHAKGRLIILVGAGGDRDTGKRPEMGAVATRLADRVIVTDDNPRSEDPAAIRAAIMAAAPGATEIGDRREAIAAAVADAGADDIVLVAGKGHEQGQIVGDLVLPFDDVQVAREVAA, from the coding sequence ATGAAACTGGGCGCGCTCACCGGCACCGGCGATGACGCGACCGTCACCGGCTTCGCGATCGATCACCGCAAGGTGGCCGCGGGCACGGTGTTCGGCGCGTTCCCGGGCGCGCGCTTCAACGGCGAGGATTTCATCGCGGATGCGGTGCGGGCCGGGGCCGTCGCCATCGTCGCGCGACCCGGGGCGGCGGTCGCGGGCGCGGTCCACATCGCCGCTGCCGAGCCGCGCCAGGCGCTCGCCGCGCTGGCGGCGCGCTTCTTCGCGCCCTTTCCCGAAACCGCGGTCGCCGTCACCGGCACCAACGGCAAGACCTCCACGGTCGAGCTGACCCGCCAGCTCTGGCGGATGGCGGGGCGCCATGCGGCCTCGATCGGCACGCTGGGCGTCACCACCGCGGACGAGCAGGTCTCCACCGGCCTCACCACCCCGGACATCGTCACCTTCCTCAGCAACGTCGCGGGGCTGCGGCGCGAGGGCGTGACGCACCTCGCCTTCGAGGCGTCCTCGCACGGCCTTTCGCAATATCGCACCGAAGGGCTGCCGGTCGCGGCCGCGGCGTTCACCAACCTCAGCCGCGACCATCTCGACTATCACGGCACCATGGCGGCCTATCTCGACGCCAAGCTGCGGCTGTTCACCGAGGTGGTGGAGCCGAGCGGCACGGCGGTGATCTGGGCGGATGACGGCGCGTCGTCCGCAGTCGAATCCGCGGCCAGCGAGCGGGGGCTCCGGCGGCTGACGGTGGGCGAGAAGGGCGAGGGGCTCCGGCTCGTCGGCCGCTCGCCCACCCAGCTGGGCCAGACGTTGCAGATCGAGGTGGAGGGCAGGCCCTTCACCGTGAAGCTGCCGTTGATCGGTGCCTATCAGGCGGCCAACGCGCTGGTTTCCGCCGGGCTGGTGATCGCCACCGGCGGCGACGTGCCGACCACGCTCGCCAACCTCGCGCGGGTGCAGCCGGTACGCGGCCGGCTGGAGCGCGCGACGATCACGCGCGCCGGCGCGCCGGTCTATATCGACTATGCCCATACCCCCGACGCGATCGAGGCCGCCATCGCCGCGCTGCGTCCGCATGCGAAGGGCCGGCTGATCATCCTCGTCGGCGCGGGCGGGGATCGTGACACGGGCAAGCGCCCCGAAATGGGCGCGGTGGCGACGCGGCTGGCCGACAGGGTGATCGTGACCGACGACAATCCCCGCAGCGAGGATCCCGCGGCGATCCGCGCGGCGATCATGGCGGCCGCACCCGGTGCGACCGAGATCGGCGATCGCCGCGAGGCCATCGCCGCGGCGGTGGCCGACGCGGGCGCGGACGATATCGTCCTCGTCGCCGGCAAGGGGCATGAGCAGGGGCAGATCGTCGGCGATCTGGTGCTGCCGTTCGATGATGTTCAGGTCGCGCGCGAGGTGGCGGCGTGA